A genomic stretch from Thauera sp. GDN1 includes:
- a CDS encoding cyclic nucleotide-binding domain-containing protein → MSQTTAVSVVALKTFPLFHGLSDEALGNIARVSMMRRFPRGQSVVCAGDRPDYVYLVLTGSLKVVVSDEDGREVILSILGQGELFGEMGMFEERPRSASVIAVVPADLVLISKQDFRRIMHDSFDVSWRIMCNLAERLRNADRKIESLALMDVYGRVARLLIEMSEDVGGEAVVVRKISKQDIAKMIGASREMVSRVMKDLGQQGLIEERADGILLRERLGDV, encoded by the coding sequence ATGTCTCAGACCACCGCCGTTTCCGTCGTCGCCCTGAAGACGTTTCCGCTGTTCCACGGCCTGTCGGACGAGGCCCTGGGCAACATCGCCCGGGTGTCGATGATGCGCAGGTTCCCCCGCGGTCAATCCGTGGTGTGTGCCGGCGATCGACCCGACTATGTCTATCTCGTGCTGACCGGCAGCCTGAAGGTCGTGGTCAGCGACGAGGATGGGCGCGAGGTGATCCTGTCCATCCTCGGCCAGGGTGAGCTGTTCGGAGAGATGGGGATGTTCGAGGAGCGGCCGCGCTCGGCGTCGGTGATCGCGGTGGTGCCGGCCGATCTGGTGCTGATCTCGAAGCAGGATTTCCGCCGCATCATGCACGACAGCTTCGACGTGTCGTGGCGCATCATGTGCAACCTCGCCGAGCGCCTGCGCAACGCGGACCGCAAGATCGAGAGCCTCGCGCTGATGGACGTCTACGGCCGGGTTGCCCGCCTGCTGATCGAGATGTCCGAGGATGTCGGCGGCGAGGCGGTGGTGGTGCGCAAGATCTCCAAGCAGGACATCGCCAAGATGATCGGCGCCTCGCGCGAGATGGTCAGCCGGGTCATGAAGGACCTCGGCCAGCAGGGGCTGATCGAGGAGCGTGCCGACGGTATCCTGCTGCGCGAGCGCCTCGGCGACGTCTGA
- a CDS encoding NAD+ synthase produces MNAHPHSPVSIAVAQLNLTVGDLAGNADRIIAAIGEARAAGADLLLTPELALSGYPPEDLLLRPDFYRACSRETARIAAAAQGIVVVLGHPAEDGYERYNAASVLREGKVIARYHKSLLPNYEVFDEERYFEAGNAACVFECRGVRFGVNICADVWEPAPAAAALAAGAQVLLALNASPYHMNKQVQRLQVLRDRVRETGLPVLYCNMVGGQDELVFDGASFALDRDGALCYQAESFVERVEVLRYEAGAWLGGGMAQARTLEAEAYEALRVGVRDYLGKNHFPGAIIGLSGGIDSALTLAIAVDALGADRVRAVMMPSPYTAQMSLDDSREMVRRLGVRYDEIPIEPAMKVFADLLAPQFAGLPADTTEENLQARIRGMILMALSNKSGAIVLTTGNKSEMATGYATLYGDMAGGFAVLKDLYKTLVFRLSNWRNTVSPVIPQNIIDRPPSAELKPDQKDQDSLPPYDMLDAIIEAYMERDQSPREIIAAGFPEAEVRRTVTLLKRNEYKRRQAPVGIRVTQRGFGRDWRYPITSRYQDEF; encoded by the coding sequence ATGAACGCACACCCACACTCTCCCGTTTCGATCGCCGTCGCACAGCTCAACCTGACGGTGGGGGACCTGGCCGGCAACGCCGACCGGATCATCGCCGCCATCGGGGAGGCGCGTGCCGCCGGCGCCGACCTGCTGCTGACGCCCGAGCTCGCGCTGTCGGGTTATCCCCCGGAGGACCTGCTGCTGCGGCCGGACTTCTATCGCGCCTGCAGCCGCGAGACCGCACGCATCGCCGCCGCCGCGCAGGGCATCGTCGTGGTGCTCGGTCATCCGGCCGAGGACGGCTACGAGCGCTACAACGCCGCCTCGGTGCTGCGCGAAGGCAAGGTGATCGCCCGCTATCACAAGAGCCTGCTGCCGAACTACGAGGTGTTCGACGAGGAGCGCTACTTCGAGGCCGGGAATGCCGCCTGCGTGTTCGAATGCAGGGGCGTGCGCTTCGGCGTCAACATCTGTGCGGACGTATGGGAGCCCGCGCCGGCCGCGGCCGCGCTCGCCGCCGGCGCGCAGGTGCTGCTGGCGCTCAACGCCTCGCCCTACCACATGAACAAGCAGGTGCAACGCCTGCAGGTGCTGCGCGACCGGGTGCGCGAGACCGGGCTGCCGGTGTTGTATTGCAACATGGTCGGCGGCCAGGACGAGCTGGTGTTCGACGGCGCGTCCTTCGCCCTCGATCGCGATGGTGCGCTGTGCTACCAGGCCGAAAGCTTCGTCGAGCGCGTCGAGGTGCTGCGCTACGAGGCTGGCGCCTGGCTGGGCGGCGGCATGGCGCAGGCGCGCACGCTGGAGGCCGAGGCCTACGAGGCGCTCCGCGTCGGGGTGCGCGACTACCTCGGCAAGAACCATTTTCCCGGCGCGATCATCGGCCTGTCGGGCGGCATCGACTCGGCGCTGACGCTGGCGATCGCGGTGGACGCTCTCGGCGCGGACCGGGTGCGTGCGGTGATGATGCCTTCGCCGTACACCGCGCAGATGAGCCTGGACGATTCGCGTGAGATGGTGCGCCGCCTCGGCGTGCGCTACGACGAGATCCCGATCGAGCCGGCGATGAAGGTCTTCGCCGACCTGCTCGCCCCCCAGTTCGCCGGGCTGCCCGCCGACACCACCGAGGAGAACCTGCAGGCACGCATCCGCGGCATGATCCTGATGGCGCTGTCGAACAAGAGCGGCGCGATCGTGCTGACCACCGGCAACAAGAGCGAGATGGCGACCGGCTACGCCACCCTGTACGGCGACATGGCGGGCGGTTTCGCGGTGCTCAAGGACCTCTACAAGACCCTTGTGTTCCGCCTGTCGAACTGGCGCAACACGGTGAGCCCGGTGATTCCGCAGAACATCATCGATCGTCCGCCCTCGGCCGAGCTCAAGCCCGATCAGAAGGACCAGGACAGCCTGCCGCCCTACGACATGCTCGACGCCATCATCGAGGCCTACATGGAGCGCGACCAGTCGCCGCGCGAGATCATCGCCGCCGGCTTCCCGGAGGCCGAGGTCCGGCGCACCGTGACGCTGCTCAAGCGCAACGAGTACAAGCGCCGCCAGGCCCCGGTGGGCATCCGGGTCACGCAGCGCGGCTTCGGCAGGGACTGGCGTTATCCGATAACATCCCGTTACCAGGACGAGTTCTGA
- a CDS encoding NUDIX hydrolase: MSSKHDDPLHEQALESEQVFDGALLKVWRDRVRLPDGGESVREYIRHPGAVVVVAQLDDGSLLFERQFRYPLGRAFLELPAGKIDAGEDILACAVRELREETGYEAGDWRHVGVMHPCIGYSDERIEIFVARELRHVGHAWDDGEFLEVLHLSVDAVEAGIRSGEITDAKTVTAFYRALPFIR, from the coding sequence ATGAGCAGCAAGCACGACGACCCCTTGCACGAACAGGCGCTCGAGTCGGAACAGGTCTTCGACGGTGCGCTCCTGAAGGTGTGGCGCGACCGCGTGCGCCTGCCGGACGGCGGCGAGAGCGTGCGGGAGTACATCCGCCATCCCGGCGCCGTGGTCGTGGTGGCCCAGCTCGACGATGGCTCGCTGTTGTTCGAGCGCCAGTTCCGCTATCCGCTCGGGCGCGCCTTCCTCGAACTGCCCGCCGGCAAGATCGATGCGGGCGAGGACATCCTCGCGTGCGCGGTGCGCGAGCTGCGCGAGGAGACCGGCTACGAGGCCGGGGACTGGCGGCACGTGGGGGTGATGCATCCCTGCATCGGCTACTCGGACGAGCGCATCGAGATCTTCGTGGCGCGCGAACTGAGGCATGTCGGCCACGCCTGGGACGACGGGGAGTTCCTCGAAGTCCTGCACCTTTCGGTCGATGCGGTCGAGGCCGGCATTCGCAGCGGCGAGATCACCGACGCCAAGACCGTCACCGCCTTCTACAGGGCCTTGCCCTTCATCCGCTGA
- the nuoN gene encoding NADH-quinone oxidoreductase subunit NuoN, whose product MNFVVPDFYPAAAEIFVAVMALVIMLASTFARSIARNLSYFLTQATLVAAAFITIYTMEGEVVHTFNNLFISDLMGDFLKLMIYFSTAIALLYGRGYMADRKIDKPEYYLLALLMTLGMMVMVTANHMLPMYIGLEMMSLALYTMVAFDRDSARSTEAAMKYFVLGALASGLLLYGMSMVYGATGTLEFSAIAQAIYNQSANQTVLMFGLVFLVAGICFKLGVVPFHMWVPDVYQGAPTAVTLVIATAPKLAAFAMAVRLLIWALFDIAEEWQLMLMLVAAASIVLGNLAAIAQQNIKRMLAYSGISHMGFVLLGLLAGVVEGDRHFALNAYSSAMFYAVSYVIMSLASFGMVILLSRAGFEAENLDDFKGLNKRSSWYALMMLFVMFSMAGVPFFIGFFAKLSVLQAVVAAGYFWLAVLAVVMSVIGAFYYLRVVKLMYFDEPVDASPISAPAEVRVMLSANGIAIAALGLAPQMLMSVCAYALLGSL is encoded by the coding sequence ATGAATTTCGTCGTCCCCGACTTCTACCCCGCAGCGGCCGAGATCTTCGTGGCCGTCATGGCCCTGGTGATCATGCTGGCGAGCACCTTCGCGCGCAGCATCGCCCGCAACCTGTCCTACTTCCTGACGCAGGCGACCCTGGTCGCTGCGGCCTTCATCACCATCTACACGATGGAAGGCGAGGTGGTGCACACCTTCAACAATCTGTTCATCAGCGACCTGATGGGCGATTTCCTGAAGCTGATGATCTACTTCTCCACCGCCATCGCGTTGCTCTACGGCCGCGGCTACATGGCCGATCGCAAGATCGACAAGCCCGAGTACTACCTGCTCGCGCTACTGATGACGCTGGGCATGATGGTGATGGTGACCGCCAACCACATGCTGCCGATGTATATCGGCCTCGAGATGATGTCGCTGGCGCTGTACACGATGGTGGCCTTCGATCGCGATTCCGCGCGCTCGACCGAGGCGGCGATGAAGTACTTCGTCCTCGGCGCGCTGGCCTCGGGCCTGCTGCTTTACGGCATGTCGATGGTCTATGGGGCGACCGGCACGCTCGAGTTCTCGGCCATCGCCCAGGCGATCTACAACCAGTCGGCGAACCAGACCGTGCTGATGTTCGGCCTCGTCTTCCTGGTCGCCGGCATCTGCTTCAAGCTCGGCGTGGTGCCCTTCCACATGTGGGTGCCCGACGTCTATCAGGGCGCCCCGACCGCGGTGACCCTGGTCATCGCCACCGCGCCCAAGCTGGCCGCGTTCGCGATGGCGGTCCGCCTGCTGATCTGGGCGCTGTTCGACATCGCCGAGGAATGGCAGCTGATGCTGATGCTGGTGGCGGCAGCCTCGATCGTGCTGGGCAACCTGGCCGCGATCGCGCAGCAGAACATCAAGCGCATGCTGGCCTACTCCGGTATCTCGCACATGGGCTTCGTGCTGCTCGGCCTGCTCGCCGGCGTGGTCGAGGGCGATCGCCACTTCGCGCTCAACGCCTACAGCTCGGCGATGTTCTACGCCGTGTCCTACGTGATCATGAGCCTGGCGTCATTCGGCATGGTCATCCTGCTGTCGCGTGCCGGTTTCGAAGCGGAGAACCTCGACGACTTCAAGGGCCTCAACAAGCGCAGCTCCTGGTACGCGCTGATGATGCTGTTCGTGATGTTCTCGATGGCTGGCGTGCCCTTCTTCATCGGCTTCTTCGCCAAGCTGTCGGTGCTGCAGGCGGTGGTTGCCGCAGGCTACTTCTGGCTCGCCGTGCTGGCGGTGGTGATGTCGGTGATCGGCGCGTTCTACTACCTGCGCGTGGTCAAGCTGATGTACTTCGACGAGCCGGTCGATGCCTCGCCGATCAGTGCGCCGGCCGAGGTGCGCGTGATGCTGTCGGCGAACGGCATCGCCATCGCCGCGCTGGGTCTCGCGCCGCAGATGCTGATGTCGGTGTGCGCCTACGCGCTGCTCGGATCGCTCTGA
- a CDS encoding P-II family nitrogen regulator — protein MKKIEAIIKPFKLDEVREGLSEVGITGLTVTEVKGFGRQKGHTELYRGAEYVVDFLPKIKVEVVLADDMVDQAVEAIVKAAHTGKIGDGKIFVSPVEQVIRIRTGETNEAAI, from the coding sequence ATGAAGAAGATCGAGGCGATCATCAAGCCGTTCAAGCTGGACGAGGTGCGCGAGGGGTTGTCCGAGGTCGGCATCACCGGCCTCACCGTGACCGAGGTGAAGGGCTTCGGACGCCAGAAGGGGCACACCGAGCTGTACCGCGGCGCCGAGTACGTCGTCGACTTCCTGCCCAAGATCAAGGTCGAGGTGGTGCTCGCGGACGACATGGTGGACCAGGCGGTGGAGGCGATCGTCAAGGCTGCGCACACCGGCAAGATCGGTGACGGCAAGATCTTCGTCAGCCCGGTGGAGCAGGTGATCCGCATCCGTACCGGCGAGACCAACGAAGCGGCCATCTGA
- a CDS encoding Smr/MutS family protein, translating into MGRRTARAQAGETARGTSQAADKAPVNNPFAGLRARLHGANEQAPAAPAPAKRIRHKLEEEAPNAAKAPSEAALDAADLELFRKAAGSVLPVRGGDRVEIERPRPAPKPRAAHVDDEAAEPARPARSESDPLRLAYEGVMPLCDSGRVELDTALRHAIRQPGTARPAAVQRPDAIVLPPDADLADPSALFRSVIGDARPVGDRNRVELERPPPLPAPIKREADERAALDESLAAPLTFEDRLDMGEEAAFLRPGLPRRVLTDLRRGRWVLQGQIDLHGLTRDEARAALAQFLHDALAQGKRCIRVIHGKGHGSPGKVSILKQLSRGWLAQREEILCFCQAGPHDGGGGALLVLLRAQNAAQR; encoded by the coding sequence ATGGGGCGCCGCACGGCCAGGGCACAAGCCGGCGAGACCGCACGAGGCACCAGCCAGGCGGCCGACAAGGCGCCGGTGAACAATCCGTTCGCCGGCCTGCGCGCCCGCCTGCACGGCGCAAACGAGCAGGCGCCCGCCGCGCCCGCCCCGGCCAAGCGCATCCGCCACAAACTCGAGGAAGAGGCGCCGAACGCCGCCAAGGCCCCGAGCGAAGCGGCACTCGACGCCGCCGACCTCGAGCTGTTCCGCAAGGCCGCAGGCTCGGTGCTCCCGGTGCGCGGCGGCGACCGCGTCGAGATCGAACGCCCACGCCCCGCCCCCAAGCCGCGCGCCGCGCACGTCGACGATGAAGCGGCCGAGCCGGCGCGACCGGCGCGAAGCGAATCCGACCCGCTGCGCCTCGCCTACGAGGGCGTGATGCCGCTGTGCGACAGCGGGCGCGTCGAACTGGACACCGCTTTGCGCCACGCAATCCGTCAGCCCGGCACCGCACGCCCGGCGGCCGTCCAGCGTCCGGACGCGATCGTGCTGCCGCCGGACGCGGATCTCGCCGATCCGTCGGCGCTGTTCCGCAGCGTGATCGGCGATGCGCGACCGGTCGGCGACCGCAACCGGGTGGAACTGGAGCGCCCGCCGCCGCTGCCGGCGCCGATCAAGCGCGAGGCCGACGAGCGTGCGGCCCTGGACGAGTCCCTGGCGGCGCCGCTGACCTTCGAGGACCGCCTCGACATGGGCGAGGAAGCCGCCTTCCTCCGCCCCGGCCTGCCGCGCCGGGTGCTGACCGACCTGCGTCGCGGGCGCTGGGTGCTCCAGGGCCAGATCGACCTTCACGGCCTCACCCGCGACGAAGCGCGCGCGGCCCTGGCGCAGTTCCTGCACGACGCGCTCGCCCAGGGCAAGCGCTGCATCCGCGTGATCCACGGCAAGGGCCACGGCTCGCCGGGCAAGGTCTCGATCCTGAAGCAGCTATCGCGCGGCTGGCTCGCCCAGCGCGAGGAAATCCTGTGCTTCTGCCAGGCCGGTCCGCACGACGGCGGCGGCGGCGCACTGCTGGTGCTGTTGCGCGCGCAGAACGCCGCACAACGCTGA
- the trxB gene encoding thioredoxin-disulfide reductase, with product MTTKHARLLILGSGPAGYTAAVYAARANLNPVLITGLAQGGQLMTTTEVDNWPADADGVMGPDLMARFQKHAERFNTEMIFDHIHTVKLAEKPFRLVGDNGEYTCDALIISTGATAKYLGLPSEEKFAGRGVSACATCDGFFYRNQEVAVIGGGNTAVEEALYLANIAKKVTLVHRREKFRAEKIMIDKLMEKVAAGKIELALNATLDEVLGDNSGVTGMRIKDVNTGAAREVALQGVFIAIGHKPNTDIFEGQLEMEGGYIVTQGGRNGNATQTSVPGVFAAGDVQDHIYRQAVTSAGTGCMAALDAERYLDALGN from the coding sequence ATGACCACGAAACACGCCCGCCTGCTGATCCTCGGTTCCGGCCCCGCCGGCTACACCGCCGCCGTCTATGCCGCCCGCGCCAACCTGAATCCGGTGCTGATCACCGGCCTCGCCCAGGGTGGCCAGCTGATGACGACGACCGAGGTGGACAACTGGCCGGCCGACGCCGACGGTGTGATGGGCCCGGACCTGATGGCGCGCTTCCAGAAGCATGCCGAGCGCTTCAACACCGAGATGATCTTCGACCACATCCACACCGTGAAGCTGGCCGAGAAGCCCTTCCGCCTGGTCGGCGACAACGGCGAATACACCTGCGATGCGCTGATCATCTCCACCGGCGCCACCGCCAAGTACCTCGGCCTGCCCTCCGAGGAGAAATTCGCCGGCCGCGGCGTGTCGGCGTGCGCGACCTGCGACGGCTTCTTTTACCGCAACCAGGAGGTCGCCGTGATCGGCGGCGGCAACACCGCGGTCGAGGAAGCCCTCTACCTCGCCAACATCGCGAAGAAGGTCACCCTGGTGCACCGCCGCGAGAAGTTCCGCGCCGAGAAGATCATGATCGACAAGCTGATGGAGAAGGTCGCCGCGGGCAAGATCGAGCTGGCGCTCAACGCCACGCTCGACGAGGTGCTCGGCGACAACAGCGGCGTGACCGGCATGCGCATCAAGGACGTCAATACCGGCGCCGCCCGCGAAGTCGCGCTGCAGGGCGTGTTCATCGCCATCGGCCACAAGCCCAACACCGACATCTTCGAAGGCCAGCTCGAGATGGAAGGCGGCTACATCGTGACCCAGGGCGGACGCAACGGCAACGCGACCCAGACCAGCGTGCCGGGCGTGTTCGCCGCCGGCGACGTGCAGGACCACATCTACCGCCAGGCCGTGACCTCGGCCGGTACCGGCTGCATGGCCGCGCTCGACGCCGAGCGCTATCTCGACGCGCTGGGCAACTGA